One segment of Sphingomonas qomolangmaensis DNA contains the following:
- a CDS encoding DMT family transporter: protein MANIALAFGPLFVRMADTGPVAAAFWRIALAVPILLVAAFALKERPIASARGLWGLLLFSGIAFAADLASWHFGIMRTTLANSTLFGNSATFIYPIYGFLIARMWPTRMQTVALLLAGLGAALLLGRSAELSPRNLAGDLFCLLAGVLYAIYFILMARARTTMLPVSALALSSVASIAPLLLFAVALGEQILPSEWTPLILLALVSQVFGQGLMIYALGHLSPLVVGLALLIQPVVSATIGWVMFDERLGALDLVGAVLVGAALVLVRRGAPKPVAQDPLPGEGVGPRS, encoded by the coding sequence GTGGCGAATATCGCGCTGGCCTTTGGGCCATTGTTCGTGCGGATGGCCGATACCGGGCCGGTCGCTGCTGCCTTCTGGCGGATCGCGTTGGCGGTGCCGATCCTGCTGGTCGCCGCCTTCGCGCTGAAGGAGCGGCCGATCGCTTCGGCGCGCGGGCTTTGGGGATTGCTGCTGTTTTCCGGCATCGCCTTCGCCGCCGATCTGGCGAGCTGGCATTTCGGGATCATGCGAACGACGCTCGCCAATTCGACCTTGTTCGGCAATTCGGCGACCTTCATCTATCCGATCTACGGCTTCCTGATCGCGCGGATGTGGCCGACGCGCATGCAGACGGTGGCGCTGCTGCTCGCCGGGCTCGGCGCGGCATTGTTGCTGGGGCGATCGGCCGAATTGTCGCCGCGCAACCTGGCGGGCGACTTGTTCTGCCTGCTCGCGGGCGTGCTCTACGCGATCTATTTCATCCTGATGGCGCGCGCGCGCACGACGATGCTGCCGGTGTCGGCACTGGCGCTGTCGTCGGTCGCGTCGATCGCGCCGCTGCTGCTCTTTGCGGTGGCTCTGGGCGAACAGATCCTGCCGAGCGAGTGGACGCCGCTGATCCTGCTCGCGCTGGTGAGCCAGGTGTTCGGCCAGGGGCTGATGATTTATGCGCTGGGGCACCTCTCACCGTTGGTGGTGGGGCTGGCGTTGCTGATCCAGCCGGTGGTGTCGGCGACGATCGGCTGGGTGATGTTCGACGAGCGGCTGGGCGCGCTCGACCTGGTCGGCGCGGTGCTGGTGGGGGCAGCGCTGGTGCTGGTGCGGCGCGGTGCCCCAAAGCCGGTGGCGCAAGACCCGTTGCCCGGCGAAGGCGTCGGCCCTAGATCATGA
- a CDS encoding COQ9 family protein has protein sequence MPVADLPEDATLEEIRAALAARIAPNAAFDGWTQAAVDATAAQIGVDPDIARLAFREGAVDMIDAWFAQIDRRMLEAVPADRLAAIKIRQRIAALVEARLDALAPDREALRRAVAILAMPQNVGRAARLGWRSTDLMWRLAGDTATDYNHYTKRAILGGVYAATISVFLNDDSEGHVETRAFLGRRIDGIMRFEKAKAKLLTPKTHRLSLTRFVGRLRYPVV, from the coding sequence ATGCCCGTGGCCGATCTGCCCGAAGACGCAACGCTCGAGGAAATCCGCGCCGCGCTTGCCGCGCGTATCGCCCCCAATGCCGCGTTCGACGGATGGACGCAGGCCGCGGTCGACGCGACCGCGGCGCAGATCGGCGTCGATCCCGATATCGCGCGGCTGGCGTTTCGCGAAGGCGCGGTCGACATGATCGATGCCTGGTTCGCGCAGATCGACCGCAGGATGCTCGAGGCGGTGCCCGCCGACCGGCTGGCGGCGATAAAGATCCGCCAGCGGATCGCGGCCTTGGTCGAGGCGCGGCTCGATGCGCTGGCGCCCGATCGCGAGGCGCTTCGCCGCGCGGTGGCGATCCTGGCGATGCCGCAGAATGTTGGTCGCGCAGCGCGGCTCGGCTGGCGGTCGACCGACCTGATGTGGCGATTGGCGGGCGATACCGCGACCGATTACAACCATTATACCAAGCGCGCGATCCTGGGTGGGGTCTATGCCGCGACGATCAGCGTGTTCCTGAACGACGACAGCGAGGGGCATGTCGAGACGCGCGCCTTCCTCGGCCGCCGGATCGACGGGATCATGCGCTTCGAAAAGGCCAAGGCGAAGCTGCTGACGCCCAAGACGCATCGGTTGAGCCTGACGCGGTTCGTCGGGCGGTTGCGGTATCCGGTGGTGTGA
- a CDS encoding FeoA family protein, producing MSLAQLPHAFRAVVESVDWTRLAAPEAKRLRELGLDEGVSVEMVHRATIGGGPLACRIGRMTVALRRHVAQAIHVVPAG from the coding sequence ATGAGTCTCGCCCAGCTGCCGCACGCTTTTCGTGCCGTGGTCGAATCGGTCGACTGGACGCGGCTTGCCGCGCCCGAGGCGAAGCGGTTGCGCGAACTGGGGCTCGATGAGGGTGTGTCGGTCGAGATGGTGCATCGCGCGACGATCGGCGGCGGGCCGCTGGCGTGCCGGATCGGGCGGATGACGGTGGCGCTTCGCCGCCACGTCGCGCAGGCGATCCATGTCGTTCCCGCAGGTTGA
- the feoB gene encoding ferrous iron transporter B: MNQAPLVALVGNPNAGKSALFNALTGARQKVGNYPGVTVERHSGRLALADGRPVELLDLPGTYSLDPASPDERVTRDVVTGALAGERRPDALVVVVDASNLDNHLRFVLQLKTLGLPIVLALNMVDLAERDGLVLDPQALAKALDLPVIATVAVRRRGLDALREALADLLRAAPLASAPAAVPELHTLQREARDIARAATVSETSVRRWTHRIDHVVLHPVWGSAILLALLFTMFQAVFAWSEAPIGWIEGGMAALGDAVAGVMPDGFAQSLIVDGVIAGVGAVVVFLPQILILFAFILLLEASGYMVRAAFLMDRLMASVGLSGRAFIPLLSSFACAIPGIMATRTIDDEKDRLTTILIAPLMTCSARLPVYTIIIGAFIPDRAVGPGIGLQGLVLFALYILGIVGAFVVALVLRRTVAKGASSGFMLEMPRYQMPQPRDFAIGLWQRAEAFLKRAGTIILVTTVALWALLTFPQAPAGQSQVEYSVAGRIASGIEVVVAPIGFNHDIALALIPAMAAREVAVAAIGTVYAVEDSEGESGQATIREQLQARWSLPTALAFLAWFVFAPQCISTIAVTRRETNGWKWPMFMLGYLFALAYIAAGITYWSARALGL; the protein is encoded by the coding sequence ATGAACCAAGCTCCGCTGGTCGCGCTGGTCGGCAATCCCAATGCCGGGAAGAGCGCGTTGTTCAATGCGCTCACCGGGGCGCGGCAGAAGGTCGGCAATTATCCCGGCGTCACCGTCGAGCGGCATTCGGGGCGGCTGGCGCTGGCCGATGGCCGGCCGGTCGAGCTGCTCGACCTGCCCGGCACCTACAGCCTCGATCCCGCAAGCCCCGACGAGCGCGTGACGCGCGACGTCGTCACCGGCGCGCTGGCGGGCGAGCGCCGCCCCGATGCGCTGGTGGTCGTGGTCGACGCCAGCAATCTCGACAATCATCTGCGCTTCGTGCTCCAGCTCAAGACGCTCGGGCTGCCCATCGTGCTGGCGCTCAACATGGTCGATCTCGCCGAGCGCGACGGGCTGGTGCTCGATCCGCAGGCGCTCGCCAAGGCACTCGACCTGCCGGTGATCGCCACCGTCGCGGTGCGGCGGCGCGGGCTCGACGCGTTGCGCGAGGCGCTCGCCGATCTGCTGCGCGCCGCGCCGCTGGCGTCGGCGCCCGCCGCGGTTCCCGAACTCCACACGCTCCAGCGCGAGGCGCGCGACATCGCGCGCGCCGCGACGGTGAGCGAAACCAGCGTGCGCCGCTGGACGCATCGGATCGATCATGTCGTGCTGCACCCGGTGTGGGGCAGTGCGATCCTGCTGGCGCTGCTGTTCACGATGTTCCAGGCGGTGTTCGCCTGGTCCGAAGCGCCGATCGGGTGGATCGAGGGCGGCATGGCGGCGCTCGGCGATGCAGTGGCGGGGGTAATGCCCGACGGGTTCGCGCAGTCGCTGATCGTCGACGGGGTGATCGCGGGCGTCGGCGCGGTGGTGGTGTTCCTGCCGCAGATCCTGATCCTGTTCGCCTTCATCCTGCTGCTCGAAGCGTCGGGCTATATGGTACGCGCGGCGTTCCTGATGGACCGGCTGATGGCGAGCGTCGGGCTGTCGGGGCGGGCGTTCATTCCGTTGCTGTCGAGCTTCGCCTGCGCGATCCCGGGCATCATGGCGACGCGAACGATCGACGACGAGAAGGACCGGCTGACGACGATCCTGATCGCGCCGCTGATGACCTGCTCGGCGCGGCTGCCGGTCTATACGATCATCATCGGCGCGTTCATTCCCGATCGCGCGGTGGGGCCGGGGATCGGGCTGCAGGGGCTGGTGCTGTTCGCGCTGTATATCCTGGGGATCGTCGGCGCGTTCGTGGTGGCATTGGTGCTGCGCCGCACGGTGGCCAAGGGGGCTTCGTCGGGCTTCATGCTCGAAATGCCGCGCTACCAGATGCCGCAGCCGCGCGATTTCGCGATCGGGCTGTGGCAGCGCGCCGAGGCATTCCTGAAGCGCGCGGGCACGATCATCCTGGTGACGACGGTCGCGCTGTGGGCGCTGCTGACCTTTCCGCAGGCGCCCGCCGGCCAGAGCCAGGTCGAATATTCGGTCGCCGGGCGGATCGCGAGCGGGATCGAGGTCGTGGTCGCGCCGATCGGCTTCAACCACGATATCGCGCTGGCGCTGATCCCGGCGATGGCGGCGCGCGAGGTCGCGGTCGCGGCGATCGGCACTGTCTATGCCGTCGAGGATTCGGAAGGCGAAAGCGGGCAGGCGACGATCCGCGAGCAATTGCAGGCGCGCTGGAGCCTGCCGACCGCGCTCGCCTTCCTCGCGTGGTTCGTCTTCGCACCGCAGTGCATCTCGACGATCGCGGTGACGCGGCGCGAGACCAATGGCTGGAAATGGCCGATGTTCATGCTCGGCTATCTGTTTGCGCTTGCCTATATCGCGGCAGGGATCACCTATTGGAGTGCGCGCGCACTGGGGTTGTAG
- the ppc gene encoding phosphoenolpyruvate carboxylase, with the protein MASLPSITNNPDIRFLGRLLGDVIRAYGGEELFKRTEYIRSTSVDRHRGVAGADAIDQGLDRLTLDETLDFVRGFMLFSMLANLAEDRQGITTDEGADVAHTLTRLAEDGIDRAQVMALMQNALIAPVLTAHPTEVRRKSMIDHRNRIADLMALKDRGIDETEDGDQVDEAILRQIALLWQTRVLRRERLYVTDEVETALAYLRDVFLPTLPALYARWDRALGERCPSFLKPGSWIGGDRDGNPYVTAESLEHAMQRAAETAIGHYLDAVNALGAELSISTEISHVNGAVGRLAEASGDHALSRADEPYRRALSGIYARLAATHQKLVGKRPPLPGPLTGEAYHTPQELRDDLASIARALAANGSGTLASGGALGRLIRAVEVFGFHLATLDLRQNSAVHERVVAELLKGAGVEADYLALDEDARVALLRRELESPRPLTSPYAQYSEETAGELAILHAAARAHATYGRECIRNYVISMAQSVSDLLEVHLMLKEAGLYVPGEQPQAHIMVVPLFETVADLEAAPAIMADWFALPEVAAVARARGHQEVMIGYSDSNKDGGYLTSTWQLSRGSTALAPVFEKAGVAIQLFHGRGGAVGRGGGSAFAAIQAQPPGTVQGRIRITEQGEVIAAKYGTRASAMVNLEAMTAATLRASLEPVRLAAADSERFCTAMDELSATAFKAYRGLVYETDGFRSFFRQMTPIAEISGLKIGSRPASRKKSDAIEDLRAIPWVFSWSQARVMLPGWYGVGAALQAFPDKGLLREMAAGWPFFAATLANMEMVLAKSDMGVAARYAALVEDRAMANRIFGQIRDGWQATHDGLLTITRQTRLLEKHPALETSIRLRTPYIEPLNLLQIELLKRYRAGEEDPRIGEGILLSINAIATALRNSG; encoded by the coding sequence ATGGCCAGCCTCCCTTCGATCACCAACAATCCCGACATCCGATTCCTCGGTCGCCTGCTCGGCGATGTCATCCGCGCCTATGGCGGCGAGGAATTGTTCAAGCGCACCGAATATATCCGATCGACATCGGTCGACCGCCATCGCGGGGTCGCGGGGGCCGACGCAATCGACCAGGGACTCGACCGGCTGACGCTCGACGAGACGCTCGATTTCGTGCGCGGATTCATGCTGTTTTCGATGCTGGCGAACCTTGCCGAGGACCGGCAGGGGATCACCACCGACGAGGGTGCCGATGTCGCGCACACGCTGACTCGACTCGCCGAGGATGGGATCGATCGCGCGCAGGTGATGGCGTTGATGCAGAACGCGCTGATCGCGCCGGTGCTGACCGCGCACCCCACCGAAGTGCGGCGCAAATCGATGATCGATCACCGCAACCGGATCGCCGACCTGATGGCGCTCAAGGATCGCGGGATCGACGAGACCGAGGATGGCGACCAGGTCGACGAGGCGATCCTGCGCCAGATCGCCTTGCTGTGGCAGACGCGCGTGCTGCGCCGCGAGCGGCTGTACGTCACCGACGAGGTCGAGACCGCGCTCGCCTATCTGCGCGACGTGTTCCTGCCGACGCTGCCCGCCTTGTACGCGCGCTGGGACCGGGCGCTGGGCGAGCGATGCCCGAGCTTCCTCAAGCCCGGGAGCTGGATCGGCGGCGATCGCGACGGCAATCCCTATGTCACTGCCGAGTCGCTCGAGCACGCGATGCAGCGCGCGGCGGAGACCGCGATCGGCCATTATCTCGATGCGGTGAACGCGCTCGGTGCCGAGCTGTCGATCTCGACCGAGATTTCGCACGTCAATGGCGCGGTCGGGCGGCTGGCCGAAGCGAGCGGCGACCATGCGCTGAGCCGCGCCGACGAACCGTATCGCAGGGCGCTGTCGGGGATCTACGCGCGGCTGGCCGCCACGCACCAGAAACTGGTGGGCAAGCGTCCGCCCTTGCCGGGCCCGCTGACTGGCGAGGCTTATCATACGCCACAGGAGTTGCGCGACGACCTGGCGTCGATAGCACGCGCGTTGGCGGCGAATGGATCGGGCACGCTGGCATCGGGCGGGGCGCTGGGACGGCTGATCCGCGCGGTCGAGGTGTTCGGCTTCCACCTTGCGACGCTCGACCTGCGGCAGAATTCGGCGGTGCATGAGCGCGTCGTCGCCGAATTGCTGAAAGGGGCGGGGGTCGAAGCCGATTATCTCGCGCTCGACGAGGATGCGCGCGTCGCGCTGCTGCGCCGCGAGCTCGAAAGCCCGCGCCCGCTCACCAGCCCCTATGCCCAATATTCGGAAGAGACCGCCGGCGAGCTGGCGATCCTGCACGCGGCGGCGCGCGCGCATGCGACCTATGGGCGCGAATGCATCCGCAACTACGTGATCTCGATGGCGCAGTCGGTGTCGGACCTGCTCGAAGTCCATCTGATGCTCAAGGAAGCCGGGCTGTATGTGCCGGGTGAGCAGCCGCAGGCGCATATCATGGTGGTGCCGCTGTTCGAAACCGTCGCCGATCTCGAGGCGGCGCCCGCAATCATGGCCGACTGGTTCGCGCTGCCCGAGGTCGCCGCGGTGGCGCGCGCGCGCGGGCATCAGGAAGTGATGATCGGCTATTCGGATTCGAACAAGGATGGCGGCTACCTCACCTCGACCTGGCAATTGTCGCGCGGATCGACCGCGCTGGCGCCGGTGTTCGAAAAGGCCGGCGTTGCGATCCAGCTGTTCCACGGGCGGGGCGGGGCGGTGGGGCGCGGCGGTGGTTCGGCCTTCGCGGCGATCCAGGCGCAGCCGCCGGGGACGGTGCAGGGCCGTATCCGGATTACCGAACAGGGTGAGGTGATCGCGGCAAAATATGGCACGCGGGCAAGCGCGATGGTGAATCTCGAGGCGATGACCGCGGCGACTTTGCGCGCCAGCTTGGAACCCGTGCGGCTGGCGGCGGCCGATTCGGAGCGCTTCTGCACCGCGATGGACGAATTGTCGGCGACCGCGTTCAAGGCGTATCGCGGACTGGTGTACGAGACAGACGGGTTTCGCAGCTTTTTCCGCCAGATGACGCCGATCGCCGAAATCTCGGGGCTCAAAATCGGGTCGCGCCCGGCGTCGCGCAAGAAATCCGACGCGATCGAGGATCTGCGTGCGATCCCCTGGGTGTTCAGCTGGTCGCAGGCGCGGGTGATGCTGCCCGGCTGGTACGGCGTCGGCGCGGCGTTGCAGGCGTTCCCCGACAAGGGACTGCTGCGCGAGATGGCGGCGGGCTGGCCGTTCTTCGCCGCGACGCTGGCGAATATGGAGATGGTGCTGGCCAAGTCCGACATGGGGGTCGCCGCGCGCTACGCCGCGCTGGTCGAGGATCGGGCGATGGCCAATCGCATCTTCGGGCAGATCCGCGACGGCTGGCAGGCGACGCATGACGGGTTGCTGACGATCACCCGCCAGACGCGCCTGCTCGAAAAACATCCCGCGCTCGAAACCTCGATCCGGCTGCGCACGCCTTATATCGAGCCGCTGAACCTGTTGCAGATCGAACTGCTCAAGCGCTATCGCGCGGGCGAGGAGGATCCGCGGATCGGCGAGGGAATCCTGTTGTCGATCAACGCGATCGCGACCGCGCTGCGCAACAGCGGCTAG
- a CDS encoding exonuclease domain-containing protein, translating to MPPPPKPQIIRVIDLETTGNAPPAHAVCEIGWQDVALGADGRWELYGEGGSTLVNPGRPIPPITQAIHHILDEQVADAPYWHDVARQALDPWPRRVALAAHRASFEEQYCTPPLTRSADWICTWKCAMRLWPDSPSFSNQVLRYWRKPVGIDHARGLPIHRAFPDAYVTAFHLRDMLNESSLAQLLEWSRVPGLLPRVRYGPDRGKEWSEIEDESLQKFLGDRDEDVRFTAETELARRSEGGSVGRRDASDWLLI from the coding sequence ATGCCCCCGCCCCCCAAGCCGCAGATCATTCGAGTCATCGACCTAGAGACCACCGGCAACGCGCCGCCCGCGCATGCGGTGTGCGAGATCGGCTGGCAGGACGTCGCGCTCGGCGCCGATGGCCGCTGGGAGCTGTATGGCGAAGGTGGATCGACGCTGGTGAACCCCGGCCGGCCGATCCCGCCAATCACCCAGGCGATCCACCACATCCTCGACGAACAGGTCGCCGATGCGCCCTATTGGCACGACGTTGCGCGCCAGGCGCTCGATCCCTGGCCGCGTCGGGTTGCGCTGGCGGCGCATCGCGCGAGCTTCGAGGAGCAATATTGCACCCCGCCGCTCACCCGATCGGCCGATTGGATCTGCACCTGGAAATGCGCGATGCGGCTATGGCCCGATTCGCCGAGCTTTTCGAACCAGGTGCTGCGTTATTGGCGCAAGCCCGTGGGGATCGATCATGCGCGCGGGCTGCCGATCCACCGCGCCTTTCCCGACGCCTATGTCACCGCGTTTCACCTGCGCGACATGCTCAATGAATCTTCGCTGGCGCAATTGCTCGAATGGTCGCGGGTGCCGGGGCTGTTGCCGCGGGTGCGCTATGGCCCCGATCGCGGCAAGGAATGGTCCGAGATCGAGGATGAATCGCTGCAGAAGTTCCTGGGCGACCGCGACGAGGATGTGCGCTTCACCGCCGAGACCGAACTGGCGCGGCGAAGCGAAGGCGGGTCGGTGGGCCGCCGCGACGCGAGCGACTGGCTGCTGATCTAG
- a CDS encoding 5-(carboxyamino)imidazole ribonucleotide synthase, giving the protein MNDTPAALPPGSTIGILGSGQLGRMLAIAAAQLGYRCHIYAPVTGPANDVAAAFTRGAYDDAAALGAFASVVDVVTYEFENVAADALADLADRVAVRPSIAALVTAQDRVAEKRFVEQLGGRPAPWAAVADRDALDAAIAQVGTPAVLKTTRFGYDGKGQARIATPEDADAAWEAIGGGPAVLEAFVDFAHEFSIVLVRGLSGDTTSYAPPHNVHNDGILATSTLPAPPEVAAQWTEAAALAGRIAEALDHVGVLAIEFFVGADGPVFNEMAPRVHNSGHWTIEGAETSQFENHIRAICGLPLGPTGLTGTSVEMLNLIGEDAAGAARFLSVPGAHVHLYGKHESRPGRKMGHVTRVIR; this is encoded by the coding sequence ATGAACGACACCCCCGCCGCCCTGCCCCCCGGCTCGACGATCGGTATTCTCGGCAGCGGCCAGCTCGGGCGGATGCTTGCGATCGCGGCGGCGCAGCTCGGCTATCGCTGCCATATCTACGCCCCCGTCACCGGCCCCGCCAACGACGTCGCCGCCGCCTTCACCCGCGGCGCCTATGACGATGCCGCCGCGCTCGGCGCGTTCGCGAGCGTCGTCGACGTCGTCACCTATGAATTCGAGAATGTTGCTGCCGATGCGCTAGCCGACCTCGCCGATCGCGTCGCGGTGCGTCCATCGATCGCGGCGCTGGTGACCGCGCAGGATCGGGTCGCCGAAAAGCGCTTCGTCGAGCAGCTCGGCGGTCGCCCCGCGCCCTGGGCGGCGGTCGCCGATCGCGACGCGCTCGATGCCGCGATCGCGCAGGTCGGCACGCCGGCTGTGCTCAAGACCACGCGCTTCGGCTATGACGGCAAGGGCCAGGCGCGGATCGCCACCCCCGAAGATGCCGATGCCGCTTGGGAAGCGATCGGCGGCGGCCCGGCGGTGCTCGAGGCGTTCGTCGATTTCGCGCATGAATTCTCGATCGTGCTGGTGCGCGGCCTAAGCGGTGACACCACCAGCTACGCCCCGCCGCACAATGTCCACAATGACGGCATTCTGGCTACCTCGACGCTCCCCGCCCCGCCCGAAGTCGCCGCGCAATGGACCGAGGCTGCAGCGCTCGCAGGCCGCATCGCCGAAGCGCTCGATCATGTCGGCGTGCTCGCGATCGAATTCTTCGTCGGTGCCGACGGCCCGGTATTCAACGAAATGGCACCGCGCGTCCACAATAGCGGCCATTGGACGATCGAGGGCGCCGAAACCTCGCAGTTCGAAAATCATATCCGCGCGATCTGCGGCCTGCCCTTGGGGCCGACGGGCCTTACCGGCACCAGCGTCGAGATGCTGAACCTGATCGGCGAAGACGCAGCAGGAGCCGCGCGCTTCCTGTCGGTCCCCGGCGCGCATGTGCATCTCTATGGCAAGCATGAGAGCCGCCCCGGCCGCAAGATGGGGCATGTCACGCGGGTGATTCGCTAG
- the purE gene encoding 5-(carboxyamino)imidazole ribonucleotide mutase has product MAQAPLVGIIMGSTSDWETMRAAADMLDTLGVPYETRVVSAHRTPQRLHDYAESAASRGLKVVVAGAGGAAHLPGMVAAMTHLPVLGVPVQSKALSGMDSLLSIVQMPAGVPVGTLAIGAAGATNAGLMAASILALEDSALRDRLIAWRTQQTDRVPEVPA; this is encoded by the coding sequence ATGGCGCAGGCACCCCTTGTCGGGATCATCATGGGCAGCACCTCGGACTGGGAGACGATGCGCGCCGCCGCTGACATGCTCGACACGCTCGGCGTGCCCTATGAAACGCGCGTCGTGTCGGCGCACCGTACGCCGCAGCGGCTGCACGATTATGCCGAAAGCGCCGCGAGCCGCGGGCTGAAGGTCGTCGTCGCGGGCGCGGGCGGCGCGGCGCATCTGCCCGGCATGGTCGCGGCGATGACGCATCTCCCGGTGCTCGGCGTGCCCGTCCAGTCGAAGGCGTTAAGCGGCATGGATAGCCTGCTCTCGATCGTCCAGATGCCCGCGGGCGTCCCCGTCGGCACGCTCGCGATCGGCGCGGCGGGCGCCACCAATGCCGGGCTGATGGCCGCATCGATCCTCGCGCTCGAGGACAGCGCGTTGCGCGACCGCCTCATCGCCTGGCGCACCCAGCAGACCGATCGTGTTCCCGAGGTACCAGCATGA
- a CDS encoding DUF1801 domain-containing protein has protein sequence MDAAVEAVIAAVADPGRRADALALCAAMTQASGEPAAVLSGSIIGFGRYRYRYDSGREGESCRIGFAPRKTETVLYLAEDFPEREPLLARLGRHRSGKACIYVKRLDDLDRAVLDALLRASLAATAARWPD, from the coding sequence ATGGACGCGGCGGTCGAGGCGGTGATTGCGGCGGTGGCCGATCCAGGGCGGCGTGCCGACGCGCTGGCGCTGTGCGCGGCGATGACGCAGGCGTCGGGCGAGCCAGCCGCGGTGCTCAGCGGGTCGATCATCGGTTTCGGGCGGTATCGCTATCGCTATGACAGCGGGCGCGAGGGCGAAAGCTGCCGGATCGGCTTCGCACCGCGCAAGACCGAGACGGTGCTCTACCTCGCCGAGGATTTTCCCGAGCGCGAGCCGTTGCTGGCGCGGCTCGGCCGGCACCGATCGGGCAAGGCGTGCATCTATGTGAAGCGGTTGGACGACCTCGATCGGGCGGTGCTCGATGCGCTGCTGCGCGCGTCGCTCGCGGCGACGGCGGCGCGCTGGCCCGATTAG
- a CDS encoding SAM-dependent methyltransferase yields MALIDRFLTRAIQRGELTVTFPGGRTATYGTPDPAMKSVAIRFTDGRALRQLLADPSLGSAEAFMDGRLLVEQGDIRDFLAIATANNRWEQGRGALDASAFRRQFDNVRFRIDRVNMARRSKRNVAHHYDLSDRLYDLFLDADRQYSCAYYTDPSNSLEQAQDDKKAHIAAKLAIEPGMRVLDIGCGWGGMALYLHAKTGAEVLGITLSEEQLKVARRRAEQAGVAAKVKFELIDYRDVTGQFDRIVSVGMFEHVGPAHYRTFMRKCRELVTPTGVMLLHTIGRAGGPGVTDAFTAKYIFPGGYIPALSEIVRANEGLRMFVTDVEVLRRHYGYTLAQWYDRVVAAKDAIVEMYDERFYRMWTYYLAGSQVSFDHGGLVNYQLQFARDRDVLPLTRDYIGEREQALRAR; encoded by the coding sequence ATGGCCCTGATCGACCGCTTCCTGACGCGTGCCATCCAGCGTGGCGAGCTGACCGTAACCTTTCCCGGCGGCCGAACCGCCACCTACGGCACCCCCGATCCGGCGATGAAATCGGTGGCGATCCGCTTCACCGATGGCCGTGCGCTCCGCCAGCTGCTCGCCGATCCGTCACTGGGCTCGGCCGAAGCCTTCATGGACGGGCGGTTGCTGGTCGAACAGGGCGACATCCGCGATTTCCTCGCGATCGCCACCGCCAACAATCGCTGGGAGCAAGGGCGAGGCGCGCTAGACGCCAGCGCGTTCCGCCGCCAGTTCGACAATGTCCGCTTCCGGATCGATCGGGTGAACATGGCGCGGCGATCGAAGCGCAATGTCGCGCACCATTACGATCTCAGCGACCGGCTGTACGACCTGTTCCTCGATGCCGACCGGCAATATAGCTGTGCCTATTATACCGATCCCTCGAACTCGCTCGAACAGGCGCAGGACGACAAGAAGGCGCATATCGCCGCCAAGCTCGCGATCGAGCCCGGGATGCGCGTGCTCGACATCGGGTGCGGCTGGGGCGGCATGGCGCTGTACCTCCACGCCAAGACGGGGGCCGAGGTGCTCGGCATCACCCTGTCCGAGGAGCAGCTCAAGGTCGCGCGCCGCCGCGCCGAGCAAGCCGGCGTAGCGGCGAAGGTGAAGTTCGAGCTGATCGACTATCGCGACGTCACCGGCCAGTTCGACCGGATCGTCTCGGTCGGCATGTTCGAACATGTCGGCCCCGCGCATTACCGGACCTTCATGCGCAAATGCCGCGAATTGGTCACCCCCACCGGGGTGATGCTGCTCCACACGATCGGCCGCGCGGGCGGCCCCGGCGTCACCGACGCCTTCACCGCCAAATATATCTTCCCCGGCGGCTATATCCCCGCGCTGTCCGAGATCGTCCGCGCCAACGAAGGGCTGCGGATGTTCGTCACCGATGTCGAGGTGCTGCGCCGCCATTACGGCTACACGCTGGCGCAGTGGTATGACCGGGTCGTCGCCGCCAAGGACGCGATCGTCGAAATGTACGACGAGCGTTTCTACCGCATGTGGACCTATTATCTCGCCGGCAGCCAGGTGAGCTTCGACCATGGCGGCTTGGTCAACTACCAGCTCCAGTTTGCGCGCGACCGCGATGTCCTGCCGCTCACCCGCGATTACATCGGCGAGCGCGAACAGGCGCTGCGCGCGCGCTAA